A region from the Chthoniobacterales bacterium genome encodes:
- a CDS encoding tetratricopeptide repeat protein — MTTVTKSRSHQRLGALKQRFVCAILVFTASPALLNAGGTSGPAPASGVEAQAELEIAKRMKLAEDYAPQAMQRGSVALMERDYETAYAQYKAAVDALPDAPRVRDLRTTAMDGFSKACMGLAEQRIAEGRWEDAKETAQKLLEYNPNYKPGQRLLARLEAPDYFNKTVTPGQVAKVEEVKQLLVEAQGLYDSGRFDEATARYESVLRLDRYNVAARRGMEQVNVAKMRVADTAYSETRAGMITQVDKAWETPVKRVDLGPAAVIEQPVLTTRGTQSLNRKLDEIIVPRINFTDATVREAVEYLRQRSASLDTGAVDAADRGVNIVLKLDAAAASQTITIDLSNIPLREALDYITRLANLKIKVEPYAVLIVPLSEPTDTLLTKEYRVPPDFLTSMPSGSGAPADTAGGTAGSSTAKAFLESQGVLFPAGASANFLASSSRLIVRNTQENLDLVDALVENAAGTVPSQVEIESKFVEITQNNLKELGFDWLLGQFALPGGSGIFAGGGTTGNQFNTVDPSTPGAAPYYPFLNPGGTPVGQNPLTAGNRTGQAAISASALDALLFGSPVGPAAGVLSLAGVFTNPQFQVVLRALNQKKGVDVLSAPKVTTKSGLSANIEIVREFRYPSLYTPPEVPQDQNSGPQPVSPATPTEFTMKPTGVRLEVQPNVGADNYTIDLRLLPEITEFDGFVNYGSPILSQGAVLTENEIKYPVFSTRKVETSVSIYDGQTVVLGGLIREDIQKVNDKTPLLGDIPMAGALFRSQADQHIKRNLIIFVTATLMDPAGQPLAAAKDAALTDEEIPLDSTAPLPPVEQAPYLK, encoded by the coding sequence ATGACCACCGTGACCAAGTCCCGATCCCACCAGCGGCTGGGTGCACTCAAGCAGCGTTTCGTCTGTGCAATCCTGGTTTTCACTGCCTCGCCGGCGTTGTTGAATGCAGGCGGCACGTCGGGCCCGGCCCCTGCATCCGGTGTCGAGGCCCAGGCAGAATTGGAAATTGCCAAGCGCATGAAGCTTGCGGAGGACTATGCACCCCAAGCCATGCAGAGGGGCTCCGTGGCGCTGATGGAGCGCGACTACGAGACGGCCTACGCTCAATACAAAGCGGCGGTGGATGCGCTTCCCGATGCTCCCCGTGTTCGCGACCTGCGCACCACGGCAATGGACGGATTCTCCAAAGCATGCATGGGCTTGGCCGAGCAGCGCATTGCCGAGGGAAGATGGGAAGATGCGAAAGAAACCGCGCAAAAGCTCCTCGAATACAATCCGAACTACAAACCAGGCCAGCGGTTGCTGGCCCGCCTCGAAGCTCCCGACTATTTCAACAAAACGGTAACCCCCGGCCAGGTGGCGAAGGTCGAGGAGGTCAAGCAGCTCCTCGTCGAAGCCCAAGGCCTCTATGATTCAGGACGCTTCGACGAGGCAACCGCGCGCTACGAATCTGTCCTGCGTCTAGACAGATACAACGTCGCGGCGCGCCGCGGCATGGAACAGGTCAATGTGGCCAAGATGCGCGTCGCAGATACTGCTTACAGCGAAACGCGCGCCGGCATGATCACCCAAGTGGACAAGGCGTGGGAAACGCCGGTCAAGCGGGTGGATCTCGGGCCGGCCGCAGTCATCGAGCAGCCCGTCCTCACAACCCGAGGCACGCAGTCCCTTAACCGCAAGCTCGACGAAATTATAGTGCCGAGGATCAACTTCACCGATGCTACCGTTCGCGAGGCTGTCGAATATCTGCGGCAACGATCGGCTTCCCTCGATACCGGGGCTGTTGATGCCGCGGATCGCGGCGTCAATATTGTGCTAAAACTCGACGCGGCAGCCGCTTCGCAGACCATCACCATCGACCTCTCGAACATCCCGCTAAGGGAAGCGCTCGATTACATCACACGCTTGGCTAACCTCAAAATAAAGGTGGAGCCATACGCGGTGCTGATCGTGCCGCTTTCCGAGCCGACGGACACCCTCCTGACAAAGGAATACCGCGTGCCGCCTGATTTTCTCACCAGCATGCCGTCGGGCAGCGGCGCACCTGCTGACACCGCCGGAGGCACTGCGGGCAGCAGCACGGCGAAGGCTTTCCTGGAGTCGCAGGGAGTCCTGTTTCCCGCCGGAGCCAGCGCGAACTTCCTTGCCAGCAGCAGTCGCCTCATCGTGCGCAACACCCAAGAGAATCTGGACCTCGTCGATGCGCTCGTCGAAAACGCAGCGGGAACGGTCCCATCTCAGGTCGAGATCGAATCCAAATTCGTCGAGATCACCCAAAATAACCTCAAAGAACTCGGCTTCGATTGGCTGTTGGGGCAGTTCGCTTTACCCGGCGGCTCCGGCATTTTTGCCGGCGGCGGCACCACGGGCAACCAGTTCAACACCGTCGATCCCAGCACTCCGGGAGCCGCGCCGTATTACCCCTTTTTGAACCCGGGAGGCACGCCAGTCGGGCAAAATCCCTTGACCGCAGGCAACCGCACCGGACAAGCAGCCATTTCCGCCAGTGCTCTGGATGCGCTCCTCTTCGGCTCTCCCGTAGGGCCAGCCGCCGGCGTTCTTTCTCTGGCCGGTGTGTTTACCAACCCTCAGTTTCAGGTTGTTCTGCGCGCACTCAACCAAAAGAAAGGTGTGGATGTTCTATCCGCGCCGAAGGTTACGACCAAGAGCGGACTGTCCGCCAACATCGAGATTGTCCGCGAGTTTCGCTATCCCTCGCTTTACACTCCTCCGGAGGTTCCGCAGGATCAGAATTCCGGCCCCCAGCCTGTGTCGCCGGCCACCCCGACCGAATTCACCATGAAACCCACAGGAGTTCGGCTGGAGGTCCAGCCGAACGTTGGTGCGGACAACTACACCATCGACCTGCGCCTGCTTCCTGAAATAACCGAATTCGACGGCTTCGTGAATTACGGTTCACCCATTCTCAGCCAAGGAGCGGTGCTCACGGAAAACGAGATCAAGTATCCTGTCTTTTCAACGCGCAAGGTTGAAACCTCGGTGAGCATTTATGACGGCCAGACCGTTGTTCTCGGCGGCTTGATCCGCGAAGACATCCAAAAAGTGAACGACAAAACGCCTCTCCTCGGCGACATCCCGATGGCTGGTGCGCTTTTCCGCTCGCAAGCCGACCAGCACATCAAGCGCAATCTCATCATTTTCGTCACGGCCACTTTGATGGATCCGGCTGGCCAGCCGCTTGCCGCGGCCAAGGACGCCGCCCTCACGGATGAAGAAATCCCGCTCGATTCCACGGCTCCGCTGCCGCCTGTCGAACAGGCCCCTTACTTGAAATGA